From a region of the Falco peregrinus isolate bFalPer1 chromosome 5, bFalPer1.pri, whole genome shotgun sequence genome:
- the SEPTIN12 gene encoding septin-12 isoform X1: MARFSVKEHLDGILSDFEALKKSFEVEDGDGASGSPLVSPLPLGTGESCRPLQPDHPPRSGTAAGPSPAPSPVLHSRLSTSLSAGRTNGSASTGITRIASFQTHQGFIAGPGSDGESLRSSSSSLESPAPTGPPQPPGSPTATGPSLKKVPSHNSVFPAELEHPLCGAAASHGSLPALDLHIAEEPGVGTPQLDPLPWGSQSSATQPLTHQPSSSLAPYDGTEEAPGLLTLPEGPGGQLPGGWDVAPRTLPRPQLRVSLSASPSPACRPLPLARGQGEAPPAPTAPSPARAGGLPAPQATTFKLVSQPQTVQVSSQPTFLGGLVLVPALGTLAAATGIRANPPGAGLAGLRGPCVVAMAPGDAADGGWAAVTPEHGSSLEPEERSMEPSAMPEEEMPPSVAPSPAGCQLFGYVGIEAVLDQMKIKTMKTGFEFNIMVVGQSGLGKSTMVNTLFKSKVSRKASQPSQEERIPKTVQLQSVTHVIEEKGVKMKLTVTDTPGFGDQINNENCWDPIIKYINEQYERYLREEILITRKRKIPDTRVHGCVYFIPPTGHWLRPLDLEFMRRLSKIVNVVPVIAKADTLTLEERAEFKQQIQADLKTHAISVYPQEDFDQDPDDRVLNDRIREKIPFAVVGADQEHQVNGKRVLGRKTKWGIIEVENPAHCEFPLLRDLLIRSHLQDLKDITHNVHYESYRVRRLNESNRPALSPLNGLPGKAEGSSDL, from the exons atGGCTCGGTTCTCCGTCAAAGAGCACTTGGACGGGATCCTCTCCGACTTCGAAG CACTGAAGAAGTCCTTTGAGGTGGAGGATGGGGACGGGGCGTCCGGCTCCCCACTGGTGTCCCCGCTGCCCTTGGGCACTGGTGAGAGCTGCCGGCCGCTGCAGCCCGACCACCCGCCCcgctcaggcaccgctgccggccccagcccagctcccagcccagtGCTGCACAGCCGGCTCAGCACCAGCCTCTCCGCTGGCCGAACCAACGGCAGCGCCAGCACCGGCATCACCCGCATCGCCTCCTTCCAGACTCACCAGGGCTTCATTGCGGGGCCGGGCAGTGACGGCGAAAGTCTCCGCAGCTCGTCCTCCAGCCTGGAGAGCCCTGCGCCCACGGGGCCCCCCCAGCCACCAGGCTCCCCCACAGCTACTGGCCCCAGCTTGAAGAAGGTCCCGTCCCATAACAGCGTCTTCCCAGCAGAACTGGAGCATCCCCTCTGTGGGGCTGCCGCCAGCCACGGCTCACTGCCAGCGCTGGACCTGCACATCGCTGAGGAGCCAGGGGTGGGGACCCCCCAGCTGGACCCCCTGCCGTGGGGCAGCCAGAGCTCTGCCACTCAGCCTCTCACCcaccagccttcctcctccctggccCCATATGATGGCACCGAGgaagccccagggctgctcacACTCCCCGAGGGGCCAGGGGGGCAGCTGCCAGGAGGGTGGGATGTGGCCCCCCGCACCCTGCCCCGGCCACAGCTGAGGGTCAGCCTCagcgccagccccagcccggcaTGCCGGCCCCTGCCGCTCGCCCGGGGCCAGGGGGAGGCACCCCCGGCCCCCACCGCCCCTTCCCCAgcgagggctggggggctgccagccccccaaGCCACCACCTTCAAGCTGGTGTCCCAGCCGCAGACGGTGCAAGTGAGCTCTCAGCCCACCTTCCTTGGGGGGCTGGTGCTGGTACCGGCCCTGGGGACTCTGGCAGCGGCCACTGGAATCAGGGCAAACCCCCCCGGTGCTGGGCtggcggggctgcggggaccCTGCGTGGTGGCAATGGCTCCTGGTGATGCTGCAGATGGCGGCTGGGCTGCGGTGACGCCAGAGCACG GGAGCAGCCTGGAGCCTGAGGAGCGCAGCATGGAGCCATCGGCCATGCCGGAGGAGGAGATGCCCCCCAGCGTGGCACCCAGCCCGGCGGGCTGCCAGCTCTTCGGTTATGTGGGAATCGAAGCCGTGCTCGACCAGATGAAAATCAAAACCATGAAGACGGGCTTCGAGTTCAACATCATGGTTGTGG GGCAGAGCGGGCTGGGGAAGTCAACGATGGTGAACACCCTCTTCAAGTCCAAGGTGAGCCGCAAAGCCTCGCAGCCCAGCCAGGAGGAACGCATCCCCAAAACAGTGCAGCTGCAGTCCGTCACCCATG TTATCGAGGAGAAGGGCGTGAAGATGAAGCTGACGGTGACGGATACACCGGGCTTTGGGGACCAGATCAACAATGAAAACTG CTGGGACCCCATCATCAAATACATCAACGAGCAGTATGAGAGGTACCTACGTGAGGAGATCCTCATTACCCGCAAGAGGAAGATCCCGGACACCCGGGTCCATGGATGCGTCTACTTCATCCCCCCCACGGGTCACTG GCTGCGCCCGCTGGACCTAGAATTCATGCGGCGGCTCAGTAAGATTGTCAACGTGGTGCCAGTGATCGCCAAAGCTGACACGCTCACCCTGGAGGAACGGGCAGAGTTTAAGCAGCAG ATCCAGGCGGACCTGAAGACCCACGCCATCAGTGTGTACCCGCAAGAGGACTTTGACCAGGACCCAGATGACAGGGTGTTGAATGACAGGATTCGG gagaagATCCCTTTTGCCGTGGTGGGGGCAGACCAGGAGCACCAGGTCAACGGCAAGCGGGTGCTGGGCCGCAAGACCAAATGGGGCATCATTGAAG TGGAGAATCCAGCGCACTGCGAGTTCCCCCTCCTGCGGGACCTGCTGATCCG GTCCCACCTGCAGGACCTGAAGGACATCACCCACAACGTCCATTACGAGAGCTACCGTGTGCGGCGGCTGAACGAGAGCAACCGGCCAGCACTGAGCCCCCTCAACGGGCTGCCTGGCAAGGCCGAGGGCAGCAGTGACCTCTGA
- the SEPTIN12 gene encoding septin-12 isoform X2 yields the protein MEPSAMPEEEMPPSVAPSPAGCQLFGYVGIEAVLDQMKIKTMKTGFEFNIMVVGQSGLGKSTMVNTLFKSKVSRKASQPSQEERIPKTVQLQSVTHVIEEKGVKMKLTVTDTPGFGDQINNENCWDPIIKYINEQYERYLREEILITRKRKIPDTRVHGCVYFIPPTGHWLRPLDLEFMRRLSKIVNVVPVIAKADTLTLEERAEFKQQIQADLKTHAISVYPQEDFDQDPDDRVLNDRIREKIPFAVVGADQEHQVNGKRVLGRKTKWGIIEVENPAHCEFPLLRDLLIRSHLQDLKDITHNVHYESYRVRRLNESNRPALSPLNGLPGKAEGSSDL from the exons ATGGAGCCATCGGCCATGCCGGAGGAGGAGATGCCCCCCAGCGTGGCACCCAGCCCGGCGGGCTGCCAGCTCTTCGGTTATGTGGGAATCGAAGCCGTGCTCGACCAGATGAAAATCAAAACCATGAAGACGGGCTTCGAGTTCAACATCATGGTTGTGG GGCAGAGCGGGCTGGGGAAGTCAACGATGGTGAACACCCTCTTCAAGTCCAAGGTGAGCCGCAAAGCCTCGCAGCCCAGCCAGGAGGAACGCATCCCCAAAACAGTGCAGCTGCAGTCCGTCACCCATG TTATCGAGGAGAAGGGCGTGAAGATGAAGCTGACGGTGACGGATACACCGGGCTTTGGGGACCAGATCAACAATGAAAACTG CTGGGACCCCATCATCAAATACATCAACGAGCAGTATGAGAGGTACCTACGTGAGGAGATCCTCATTACCCGCAAGAGGAAGATCCCGGACACCCGGGTCCATGGATGCGTCTACTTCATCCCCCCCACGGGTCACTG GCTGCGCCCGCTGGACCTAGAATTCATGCGGCGGCTCAGTAAGATTGTCAACGTGGTGCCAGTGATCGCCAAAGCTGACACGCTCACCCTGGAGGAACGGGCAGAGTTTAAGCAGCAG ATCCAGGCGGACCTGAAGACCCACGCCATCAGTGTGTACCCGCAAGAGGACTTTGACCAGGACCCAGATGACAGGGTGTTGAATGACAGGATTCGG gagaagATCCCTTTTGCCGTGGTGGGGGCAGACCAGGAGCACCAGGTCAACGGCAAGCGGGTGCTGGGCCGCAAGACCAAATGGGGCATCATTGAAG TGGAGAATCCAGCGCACTGCGAGTTCCCCCTCCTGCGGGACCTGCTGATCCG GTCCCACCTGCAGGACCTGAAGGACATCACCCACAACGTCCATTACGAGAGCTACCGTGTGCGGCGGCTGAACGAGAGCAACCGGCCAGCACTGAGCCCCCTCAACGGGCTGCCTGGCAAGGCCGAGGGCAGCAGTGACCTCTGA